GGCAGCAGAACAAAAGCCTTTCCCCCCATTACATTTGTGGTAAAAGTTACCAAGGAGCCTTGCACGGTACATAAGTTTTGAAAGGATTTCAGACATCAAGGGCCCACTTGTGGGACCATCCATATGGCCTTGGACCTACATGGATGTGCTGCTATGTGGTTGGGCAAAACTATATCTATTTCCTTCTTTACCATACAGTGGCATCAGAATAATGCAAATAAAGAGTACCCACCAGCCAAGTAGTGGTAAGCTCGACGATCTACTGCTATCAGATTGGTTTTGGATGAGAAAGACAAAGGAAGAGGAGGATTTGAAATTAAAAGCATTTAGGGAGTAGGAGGCGCCAGGAAAGGGGACAATGGTGCTTAGTGGAGAACATGACAATCCGACACTATCGCGAGTAGTTTGAGGCCGAGGGTTGGCACCCATGGAGAATAGTAGAATTCAATGTATAGTTGAGTAGCACAAAAACAACCGGGAAATGCTGAGGAGCTTCCAGGACCTCCCCTCACTGATGTGTACCTTCTTTCCACcttgggtcccacatgtcagttaaCGGTCAAACAAACGGCTTGATTAGGAGCGGGCCCCAACTGTCATAATCACGATCAATTGCAAATCACTCGGCGATTTGGATTTTTTGAGACAGCCGATGCCAAAAGTGGTAGGTATCAGTCACAAACAAATTTTCAGTAGTTTCTTGGAACCATAATGcgaaaagtggtagttttatgctattcacTCCTTCTTTCCACCTTGGGATCACTTTCCATTGCATTAATGATGTACGGTTATGTAGGATTGTATAATGTGAATTACAGTTTTCCGAAAATAGATTACACTGGAAATTCATTATGTAGATTATACAAAAATAAGAACATTGCGACTAAAAACTATATAGAAATTCATTGTAAAAATGGGCCATATCTAAAAATAGTAAAGCATGATGGAATAATACCAAAACATAATTAGAACATAGCCAGTCATTGTAAAGATAAGAACATTGCCACTTTAAATTATACAGAAAAGCACCATACAAAACTCATGGCACAAAAACCACATTAGCTCAACATTGTAAATCATGTCTAACTAGACAGTAAAGACAACTTCAAAGGAATAGTGATCAATGTATACACTCTAATGACTACTACTTTTGTTGAATATATAGGTTTCTGATGCAAGGTAAGGAAAAATGGGACGCGGTGGCTGTATCAACAAGATGGAGAAGATGCACTCCTTCATGTACATCCAATATTTTGTTGGTTTTCCTCACAATAGGATAGGAGCAACTCCAGCCACTCTAGCATTGCTCTTCCCAGTACTGCTCAGTAAATACTGAGGAATACTAAATAACCGAGGAACAAAAACAGTAAACATTCATGAAAACTTGTCCAAAACACATGAAGATTACTGGGGTTCATCAGTAGAACTTTCAAAAGGGTTGCTGGAAACCTCGAGATTTTGCAGAACACATGCAGATTACACTGAAACCGAAAACTGAATTTACTAGCTCACATGGGTTGCTGGGATGCTGAGATTCTTAGTTGCACATTCAGCAGAACATAAACAACATGAGCATCCAAGTTTGAAAAGGGAGACTGGCTATCTACTAGCAAACTGAAGAACAGGAGCAACCAAACTTTAGAAAGAGGATATCAGTACAAAACCACATGCTTTATGCCTAGGTAATACAAAACCACATGCTTGACAAAAAATTAGAAAGTTACCAGCGAGCACAAATTGCACGGTTCATAAGTTTTGTAAAGGATTCCTGACATCAAGGGCCCACTAGTGACATCATCCTTATGGCCTTGGCCATACGTGCTGGTAGTGCACCGTGGTTGGGTAAAACTATATCTCTTTGTTATATCTTTCCTTTCTTTATCGTAcagtggcatcaaatcaatgtGAATAAAGAGTACAGACCCACCAACCAATCTACTTGACACCGTCAAGACGGGTGTGCATATATACCTCACAAACTTCAGCCAAGCAGTGGCAGGCTTACTACTATCTTGGTCTAGGATGAGAAAGACAAAGGAAGTAGTAGCCAGAGACATGAAATGAGAAGAGGAGGAGGATTTGAAATTAAAAATGTTAGGGAGTAGGAGGCTCCAGGAAAGAGGGCAATGGTGCTCAGTGGAGAACACGACAAGGCAACACTATTGGGAGTAGCTTGAAACCAGAAAATTGGCAGCAATGGAGAATAGGGTAATCAATGAGATGTTGAATTGCTGCAAGGAGCTGACCTCCGTTCCATCTTGAGAACGCCATTCATTCCATTAATAACAGACTATTACTCCCATATGTGACACTTTCAATCTTGCATGTCCTGGTGTATATTACCTCAGAATCAGTTATGTCTTATCTCCCAAAGGATACCATGTTGTTTCTCAACCAAGCTATGTCCCACAAGACAACCACCAGGTTGTCCAGGTAGCTAACCTTCCCCATTCAACACTCATCTCCATCCTCTACCACACCTGTGTAAGAGTATCTCAAATAGTATACCGAAATTTCAAAGACAAGAACAGAAAATACGTGTATTTAATTCCATGGGTACCCATATGTTTTGGGCAGGTACCATATTTTGCACCCAAATACTCAAAAAGGGTATTCACACCCACGCTACAGATTCAACCAAAAAATGAGGCAGCAATTGCAACTACTTGATAGGGAAGTTTCACGTCAAGTCGCCACCCTCCCTCCCATGTGAAGCCTGCTCCGGGCACCACAGACGCTGAGAAGGATAGATAGGCGGCGGCTTCATCATTGATGCCCCGCTCCCGTAGGAGAAGGCGACAAAGCGACCACCTTGCGACCCTGCAGTAGCAGCTACAGCGTGCGTATCGAATATGATATTCCTTAAAGAACAAGCCCCCTCCACTGCCGCTGCTGCTGTGTTCTCTCCTGATCATCCTCATGGCCACGGTGGTCGCATCGTGGCATCTGTCGACATCCGCGTAACCATCGAGGACGTGTCCCTCGCTGGGTACAACACCATCACCCTCAGCTCAGTCGCCACCCTGTGCATAACAGCAACCAGTTCAGCCTTGAAACTCGAAGAAAATGGAACCAAAATAGAAGCAGATTATTTAGCAGCTAGATACCACTGTAAACTAATGTAAGACGTTTTAGGTCACTAAGTAGTGAcctaaaacatcttatattagtttacattACAGTGGGAGCAGTATTCATCATTTTCCCATCAGAAGCCAACCAAACCATGGAGGACGTCCACTTGGCTGGAAGACCAACCCATGCATATGAATGCTGGCGACATAAAAGAGAATGTTCTCTACGCACAGCTTCACTAATTAAATAATTAATCATGATGACATCAGATAGTTACTATACATGTAACTACACTGGCGTGACTGCATTGCAAACCATGCAACAACAAACAGGGCATGAGCCACTAGTAAAAGGATTGAATATCCAGAGTGTGCATTAACCACAAACAATGAAATCGGTATCAGAGGACCATAACACTCTGGAAGCTAGAGAGAGAAGATCAGTCCTCCACCAAAATCTCACCCTGAATTCCTCCGCGTCTTTTTCTTTTCCAGATCTGCACACACCAAATTTAGCGAAATGTTGGACAGATAAATTTCAGAAATAAGAATGATACAATCAGGTGAAACATAAATGGTTTCATTGCAGGCCTTCAACACATTAGACACCATCGTCAACACCAGTTGGCAGTAGTTGTGGTATAATCATTCACGCACATCACCAAAATCAAAACACAAATAACAGAATTATCAGTAAAAGGGTCCAAAGGGAAGCTACTGGACAAGCAATCTTTGCAAACAGATGAAGGAACCTCTCACACATGTGCACAATTTGTTAGCCAAAGGTAATTTGTTCCAAGAAAAAAGGTACACTACATTACCGCTATATCAATCAGCCACCATCTAAAAAAGTGTAAACGAAGATACCTAAAGAACAATTACTTACACAGCCCAGCTTAGCTTATGAAAGGCACCACATGTGTTGCATGTTTCCCTTAAATCCTACTAAGGGATTTGCCATATCTTGATCATATGAATACAAAATAGAAACTTTTCTCTAAAGATCCGCTAACCACTGATGTATTTTAAGATAAGAAAGTGATTTTTCAATATAATTTGTTAAGACCAGTCCCATACGTTCTGAAAACATGAGAATTCATGTCACACAGTAGGGGCTGTGATATGGAAAATATTGACAAAATAGTTGTGGCCCCAAAGAGTCTAAACTGATGCATATAAAAAATTGCAGTATTTGCTTCTGGCACCAAGTATAAGACATCGAGTTGTTGGTGAAAAGAAACAGTTAAAAAACTTTCAGCTCTGATCCAAGTTAACTTCACTCCTTGAGATTTCTAAACACTTGCTATGGCTTCACAATTGACTTGGGTGTAATAAGTTTCAGAGTTCGCCCATGACGTCTGAAAGATTCAGAGTTAACTTTCAACTCTGATTCAAATTCAGAGTTCAGAGTACAAAATTTACATTGAGCTTACTGTTTACATGCATGCATAACTCATTCAAATTGTTTATATCCAAGTGAAGATCCAGCATGTCTTAGCAAGAGGAAGCGCGGAGCCCAATGTATGAATTGATTAAAGAATCAGATGCTGCTAGTTATTCAACTTGTTATTTTGTTCAGGTTGCCTCACTCAGTTGAGCTGATGAATCTGGTAGGCAGGCAACAGCAACTTGTCAGCCACCATGTTACAATCTCTAGTACAATACTAGAAGGATTACTTAacttgcaaaaaaataaaaaaacaaagagagagagagagagagagagagagagagagagagagagagagaagtagGAGCTTCCCTGAATAAAAGCCGTGCCGTCATCAGGCCATACTTGTCACTAAAGCTTCAGGGCATCATCAACTAACCGAGCCTTCAGAACCATTCATATTACAGCAAAGCCATAGCCGCCATGGTTCGTCTCGTCTCCTGGAAGAAGGGAAAAAACATCATCTACATCCAGTTTCAGCATATCTTCTCCTGAAAGAAAGAAAGCACCATCCACAATCAGTAAATAAGTATGATACTATTGCCCGGCTACTTCTTGCTTGAGGAAAACTCCCTATCTTCTCACTTGGTAAGTGACTTCATCAATCGATCCGTTTCCTCCACCTGCATTGAAATAATCTTGTTTCTATAATTACCACAAGCACCAGAAAAGGGACACAACTGATCTTCAAATCACATATCTTCACCAGTATAGCATGGACCATCCCCTTTGCCTTACTGCAAGCACACACCTGAGATCTCATTTCGTCCAACTTCTATAACTTCAAATCAGGAACAAACAAATGTGGCACTATCCTCGCACAGCTTGGTTCTAAATTGAGGTACATAACATATCTACTGTTCCTACATTGGAAATTCCACAAGATTCTAGGCTACATGACATCCCATCTAGCTTGTCCTTTTCCTTGTCTGACTTTCCAGCTAGAATAAGACCACTTTACTATGTTAACAAAATATGTTAGGACAAAGATGCCCTCATTATCTATAAAGATAGTGCTAATATGGAATAAAATTAGCTAAAAGATATGGCAGAAATTAACTTGATAATGTCATAACCTTTTCAAGGTTACCATAGCATATGTTCCAGATGGGCGTGCATATATACCTTCCCAGCTTTAACCAAGTAGTGGCAAGCTCGACAATCTAGTGCTATCagattgattttggatgagaaaGACAAAGGAAGCAGTAGCCAAGAGACATCAGATGAGAAGCAGGTGTGGATTTGAAATTAAAAACATTAGGGAGTAGGAGGCACCAGGAAAAAGCAAAACGGTGCTCGATCGAAAATAGACGTCGTGAGTAGCTATAAGCGAGAAAATCGGCACCAGTGGAGAACACTATAATGCAATGTATGATTGTGACTAGCATGAGACACAGGATAGCTTAGGGAGCTACAACCCGGATGTATTTGGGAGCTGCCAGTACCTTCTTTCCACCTCAATATTGACTTGCATTGCATTAATAACAAACTATTACTCCGATAAACATTTCCAATCCTTTCTCTACCAAGTAATGTCCCACAATCCAACCACACTATTGTCCACGTAGTTGTACTTCCCCGTTCAACCCTCCTCTTCATCTTCTACCACGCACCTGTTTAACACCCTATCTACCTCCTGCACCGCACTTGCGCTATGGGCTGTTGCAAGTATTGGAGCAGGAAGTATAAAAGAACACAGGAGGGAAGCACGACAGGGCATCGAAGAAATGAACCGTTGCTCCTTCTCCCCACTCCCGTCTCCTTCCATAGCAACCATTGTATCCTCTACTGACGTCCGGCAATCGCCGCGGCAATGGTTTGTGACAACCTGATCTTCTTCAACTACCTTTCCTCCTTCCCTTTTTCCCTAAATCACCAGTGTTACAAGCAACATGTTCACTTCAGGTGGCATGTCGCAAGCCAAGCACATATTCCTCCAAGAACAAGCCCCCTCCGCTGGCACTCCTGCTGTGTTCTCTCCTGGTCATCCTCATGGCCGCGGTAGTCTCGTCATGGCATCTGTCGTCATCCGCGTAAACATCGAGGACACGTCTCACCATGGCGCTCAGCTCAGTCGCCACCCTGTGCATAATAGTAACTGGCTCAGCCTAGAAACTCAAAGAAAATGGAACCAAAATGCGAAGCAGATCATTTAGCAGCCACATACCTCTCTTTACAGAGGGAGCAGTATTCTTCATTTTCCCATCAGAAGACAACCAAACCATGGAGGACGTCCACTTGGCTGGAAGACCAACCCATGCATGTGAATGCTGGCAATATAAAAGAGAATGTTCTCTAGGCACAACTTCACTAATTAATCATGATGACTTCAGATCCATTCTCTCGCTTAGTAGTTGTACTATACATGTAAATCCACCGGTGATTGCATTGCAAACCATGCAACAACAAAATAGGGCATGAGCCACTAGTAAAAAGATCGAATATCCAGAGTGTGCATCAACCACAAACAATGAAATCAGTATCGGTGGACCATAACGCTCGGAAGCTAGAGAGAGAAGATCAGTCCACCAAAATCTCACCCTCAATTCCTCGAAAGAGTGTAAACTGAAGCATATAAAAAATTGCAGTATTTGCTTCTGGCACCAAGTATAAAACATGACATTGTTGGTGAAAAAAAAAACAGTTAAAAAACTTTCAGCACTGATCCAAGTTAACTTCACTCCTTGAGATTTCTAAACGCTTGCTATGGCTTCACAATTGACTTGGGTGTAATAAGTTGAGTTCGCCCGTGACGTCTGAAAGATTCAGAGTTTACTTTCAACTCTGATTCAAATTCAGAGTTCAGAGTACAAAATTTACATCAAGCTTACTGTTTACATGTATGCATAACTCGTTCAAATTGTTTATATCCAAGTGAAGATCCAACATGTCTTACCAAGAGGAAGCACGGAGCCCAATGTACGTATTGATTAAAGAATCAGATGCTGCTAGTTATTCAACTTGTTATTTTGTTCAGGTTGCCTCACTCAGTTGAGCTGATGAATCTGGTAGGAAGGCAAGAGCAACTCGTCAGCCATCATGTTACAATCTCTAGTACAATACCAGAAGGATTACTTAACTaggaaaaaattaaaaattaaagagagggagagagggagagagagtaGGAGCTTCCCTAATAAAACCCGTGCCGTCATCAGGCCATACTTGTCACTAAAGCTTCAGGGTATCATCAACTAACAGAGCCTTCAGAATCATTTATATTACAGCAAAGCCATAGCCGCCACGGTTCGTCTCGTCTCCTGGAAGAAGGGAAAAAACATCATCTACATCCAGTTTCAGCATATCTTCTCCTGAAAGAAAGAAAGCACCATCCACAATCAGTAAATAAGTATGATACTATTGCCCGGCTACTTCTTGCTTGAGGAAAACTCCCTGTCTTCTCACTTGGTAAGTGACTTCATCAATTGATATGTTTCCTTCGCCTGCATTGAAATAATCTTGTTTCTATAATTATCACAAGCACCAGAAAAGGGAAACAACTGATCTTCAAATCACATATCTTCACCAGTATGGCATGGACCACCCCCTTTGCCTTACTGCAAGCTCACACCTGAGATATGATTTCATCCAGCTTCTATAACTTTAAGTCAGGAACAAATAAATGTCGCACTATCCTCACACAGCTTGGTTCTAAACTGAGGTACATAACATGTCTACTGTTCCTACATTTGAAATTCCACAAAATTCTATGCTACATGGCTTTTCTATTTCCTTCTCTGACTTTCCAGCTAGAAATTTTCAGAAGGATGATACAGAAGACCACTTTCCTATGTTAATAAAATATGCTAAGGGACAAAGATGCCCTCATTATGTATAAAGATAGTGCTAATATGGAACAAAATTAGCTAAAAGATATGGCAGAAGTAAACTTGATAATGTCATAACCTTTTCAAGGTTACCATAACATATGTTCccttattgtatgaaatgcactCTGCTTTTCATCATCATAACGTACAAGCATCGATTTGCTTCTCCCGTACAAATACAAGGGCACCTAAAATATCTACATAGTGGTATACATGTTTAACACGGTGTGGCCAACTGGCCAACAAAAAACCGAAAACTGTTTCCCGGGGAAAAAGAAGTCCACGATTTTCATCTAAAGGAAAGTCTCAAATCATCTTCATGGCCGAAATGGGAACATGTGTTCATGGAAAGATAGGTTGAAGATTGCACTGAAATTGCAATGGCCATTTCACAACATAAAGATACAGAGTGCGCAGAAATACTACTAACTGATACTTCAAAGGGCTTGAGGATGCCCTGATCTCTCACTCTTAGTTACAATATGACGTGATGAAGGACAAGTTGATAGCAGTGCTATGCTTTCTTCTCTAATGAATGACAAAATGAAACATACCAATTTTCATTCCGGTCATGTTTCATGTAAATCTGAATCTAGCCAGCACTTCCCCTCTGCAAGCTGCTGCATAGTCTTCAGCAAGGTGCGGTGCAGCTTCCTTGTGTGGGAATATGAACTTCTCCATGAATACCTTCGGAGTCGCCGCGGCTGCATAATAGTAATCCCGGTCGCGATGTAGCAATCCATTTTCCTTGAGAAACTTCACAACATAGTACCGGGGCCTGAGCCGATCATCCAGGCTGTAAGTGAGAAGCGCCGGCCGATGAGCAATGTACCCTGGTTCCAACCCCACCTCGGAGATGAGGAACTCTGCGACACGTTGCAGCCTTTCCTTGCAAGACCTCAGCACCACCGGAGCCTTGGGCAAAGCAATGCCCACCTCAGTATCCGACCACCTAAATGTCTTCTTCAGGTATTCCACCTTGGCGGCGATCTTCTCCTCGTCAAAGAATGCGACAGCCTGCAACGCTTGTCCCAACATCCCGGAGCCATGCGGCACACAGAGAGCTTTGGCACATGCCACCATCGCCCGGAGGCGCTGCTGGTTGATTGTGAGGATCATTGGCACACGGATGCACAGCTTGGCAATGTGGCAATCATGT
The sequence above is a segment of the Aegilops tauschii subsp. strangulata cultivar AL8/78 chromosome 6, Aet v6.0, whole genome shotgun sequence genome. Coding sequences within it:
- the LOC109768385 gene encoding transcription termination factor MTERF8, chloroplastic, which translates into the protein MLRLRSCILTQLLSSPYASHVSPLHRLLSAAAASAVSPAPGFAAEEYLVSSCGLTHAQALKVSAKLSHLKSPAKPDAVLAFLAGIGLSAADVATAVAKDPLLLCAGVERTLAPVVDGLTGLGLSRSEVARIAVLVPGKFRCRSIVSAVHYYLNLFGSMDDLLRLLKRGFWLQGSDLERVVKPNVAFLQECGLHDCHIAKLCIRVPMILTINQQRLRAMVACAKALCVPHGSGMLGQALQAVAFFDEEKIAAKVEYLKKTFRWSDTEVGIALPKAPVVLRSCKERLQRVAEFLISEVGLEPGYIAHRPALLTYSLDDRLRPRYYVVKFLKENGLLHRDRDYYYAAAATPKVFMEKFIFPHKEAAPHLAEDYAAACRGEVLARFRFT